Part of the Lotus japonicus ecotype B-129 chromosome 6, LjGifu_v1.2 genome, ttttgaatctccgcTATTCGTTCAGAGAGTtccttgttggaggccaagagcttgtcgtgagcttcaacttcaaacttactccttcgggtttggcgatcatattcagagttcatggctctcgctgccatctttactattaagtcataccccgctcgtgggggaagagcatcgaactcgccatttgaagccgcatctaggccaaacctccaagagtattgtagaccatcataaaatgttgcaaccaattcagcttgggtgagattgtgttgaggacattttttaagagcttcttgaagcgctcccaagcttcatagagattttcttcagtgggttgcacaaaattcatgatgtcttttttcaatttcctcaaaagggctcttgggaagaaccttgttgtgaacttttccgctaagtcttcccaagtaatgaagctcccttgaggttgagaattcagccattcctcaACGGTGTcattcaaagaaaatggaaacaagctcaaccgaattgcatccgccggaacattgttcacccggtaagtgttgcaattccggatgaacctctccatgtgagcatgtggatcttccaaagtacctccaccatattggttttggctctccaagttgatgaatgccggtctcaacttaaagtttcccactccctcgggaaagacaatgatcccgggatagtcataactcatggtagccgaagtgagttcccgaagagaccggttggcattctcaacttcttgttcacataatcggagggtgatctcctcttggattcttgcctcgatatgggcttgcatctcctcctccgtcatatggccacccatgacggtgtctctctcgagagcaacctgaaagtgtgacactcaaacagagaaagattagtagcaccaattctagacaaagataaaaacaaaaaaataaaaccacaaactaaaagcTTAAACCagaaaccacaaacaattccccggcaacggtgccaaaaacttgttggttaatctgcaagtgtacagaatctacccggttttaaattatcgaaccacagggaattggtgtggccattcagtttaagcctcgagttcacggtaggaaagcgagtaaaattcagttttaaaggttggTTGTTTGTTGTGATACTTAATTAGAAAActaacaaagataagtgtgtgatAATCAATGGTGAGAATTCCTTGGGTTattgcttgactaattcagttctaatcaacctattctacccacaaaactctgagtctctccttgatgatctAGCCTaaacaatcatctatcgatgcctcgcatagacaatcctctcaagccaaaagataagcacaattccttgataacctaaacatttgctaaagacattaagcatgcaattcaggccaacaaactccaacccttcctctattcctagtagcaagcatagaagaggtaatcccacaacaagtccctaatctataacaaacttccgttctattatagaaaagcataaagctagcatgCGTTCTAACCTGAAACATAAaacatggatatgggattcaagggtttactcagaggattcatgaatagaaatagtaataaagattaaaacatcttaagtcttacaaagaacccaaagcaaaaggggtttagccaatcatggctatgaaatccatacaagaaagtaaaaatgaaacctggaacataaggcctagagaaagctcctcaagctccagaactcaaaccctctctactaacttatgaaaatatgataaactgacaaaaggttccaagagaaatgtctaaaaaaccaatttataggcaaaacaggcgagtctgggcgctcaggcgccaattcagagcgcctgagcgccaattccaaccaaaaacaagctctctggaaggtaattggcgcctaggcgccaattcccagcgcctaggcgctcaaagctcgctggaaaggctttttagcttcttcataactcctcttcaagcctctttaacccTTTCTTCAATTCACCAAGCCACTTGACCTTCCTCATtcatcagtttcagacctggtaACTTAGGCACAAAGTAAAGGAAATATCCAGAAACTTCAAAGAGTTAATTAGCAAAGAGAACCTTCAATTTTAAAAaggaaaatcatgcaagtcctaaacttacttaaaatgcaacaAAAGTCCCTATagaactacaaaattaccaaagcaaagtaaaaacacaaataaagataaaaatacatgagaatgcatgaaacactacatgagactcaacaaaaagactcgaAACAAACTAGGAAATGACcttaaaaacactactaaaatagtgTCATCAATCGAACACAAATTTTCGTGATTTCTCATCAAAGTTCCTCGTCCAGTTTTCCGCCAGTAAAACCAAGCAGGTGAGAATTGAGGATATGTACAATGTCCGCCAGTCCGAGGGCGAGACTCTGAAGCAGTACGTGAAACAATTCAGCGCGGCGTCCGTCAAGATTGAGGAATCAGAGCCGCATGCTTGTGCGCGTGCCTTCAAGAACGGGTTGCAGCCGGGGAAGCTGAATAGCAAATTGAGCCGTAAGCCAGCTCGGTCCATGGCAGAGATCCGAGCGCGAGCGAACACCTACATTctggacgaggaggatgatgctttcaagCGAAGGCGCGCGAAAAAGGAGAAGGATAGCGAATAGAGGGACGCATCACCAGAAGGAAAACAGagtaaggagagaggagagggCAGCAAGAGGCGAGACAGGAAAGTGAGGACAGGGGAAAAGGTTGTGAAAGAGCCATTGTACCCTAAGAGGGAAAATTTCGAGCGCCGCAGACCGTGGCATCAGGCTGACTCTCGTCGGCGAGAGGAGTCAGGGAAGAGTCTAAATGCACATTTGACGGAGCTACTTCGTGAGGTCAAGGCGACCCAcgcagttgaggaaggcgaGAAAGAGATCGACCTGCCTCGAGCGGCGTTGGATAATacgaagtggtgcgagtatcaccgCTCAGCAGGCCATGACACACACGGGGGattgctttacactgaaaaacGAAATTGAGAGACTCATTCGGGCGGGGCGATCGCAGATGAATGACCGCAGTGATCGGTGGAATGGAGAGCGACAGCAGGGAAACCGGTACAAAGGGGGCCGCCGACTGGATGACCACAGGCGGGACGACCGCCACCGTAGGCCAACCactgacaaaaaggaaacactggcgataaggaagaagggggcggaagaaaccttttgaaattctagatcccttagaacagatgtcctgcacgatgctaggacaatcgattagaacaatATGACTGAAAATGCACAAGCACAGGTACaaataaaagaaacaagacacagcaagttgttaacccagttcggtgaaacttcacctacgtctggttagctttcgcccaaagaaaaggaattccactatctcaagatctaggtgttacagacacacatgaacacatcaagttcattgttcttaacctaatctacccagtggtcttctacttagaaccacagcctaagtatgagagcccctctcacttttcctcaatcactgccacagtgattggtgaaaacaaataacaaaagtgtttgaACAATCAAACTCAACACAGAACTGaaacttgctttatagaatcagggagcaagaacagttcacaaataacaagaacaaagcacaactcacaatcctaaaacacttgatcttcaatcttagctcCGGTCcacttcacgttttaggtctttgttctatttatacttcagcagaggcggcactaGGGTTAGCTGGGATGAAGAACAAAATTGATCCACACAACTTCAAACGCAATCTTCCTAGATATGATTTGTGTAACAACCGAGTataagatagaaacaaatattCAATCATAGATTTGTttcaacaataaacaacccgcaaAGAACTCCCTGTAATCAGttacttgaacctcaagtaacaacaaccaaatctttaaaaaataacaGAAGAGACCCACAACGCGTGCCAGCCAGTGAATGAATGTCCTGGCTTTACAGAATTATATGTCaggacatctgcttcgacatcaggttgtttttagcAAAATGAATGACAacaaaaggaacaacaatctccccctttgtcaaattttgcctAAAAACAACTTCATAACCAGAGAGGGAAAAAACACACAGAATCAGCAGCGGAACAGCACTCCCCCTCAAAACAATGCTTCTTCATATGCAGACATAaaggaactccccctcaaatgaaGCATCCAACAGAACACATATAAACTGCTTGAAGTACATAAATCATAACCATAGCAGCACATAATTATTAATTTCCAAGTTAGACAAGCACACCAGCAGAACTTGAACAAACATAGCATTGCCACTCTAGACTCAAAACAAAACATAGTCTTCAACATGAATCTTCTAACTAATGTCTTCAACATGGATCTGctaactactccccctttttagcaaaAATTTGGCAAAGGTTGTAAGTGAAATAAAGCCAACTGACAAACAAAAAACTACAATTTAAGCTTCAGATGAAGACTCATCTTcctcagatccttcctcctctgtAGCATCACTTCTAGACTCACCCTCGTGACCTGCCTTCTCTTTAAGCTTAGCAATCAAAGTATCTACCTTCAGCTTCCTCTCAGTAGCAACCTTGATAGACACCTGCAACTCCTTTGAAAGATCCTCCAATTCAGCAATAACACTTTGAGTTCCAGAAGCAGACATTGAAACAGGAATTGATGTCCTGCGAGATGGCATATCAATATCCAGGACATGGGGATCCAGGAACAAGCGATGATCCAAAGTGATGGGAGTACCCTTAGGAAAAGCCACATCATCCATTCTGAGTATATCAGGATGCTGCTTCAGGATGATAGCAGTCAAGAGTGAAGGGAAAGAAATAGGCAGCTTTACAGCACAAGTTTCTGCATGTTTCAAAGTTTGAGCAAACACCAAAGAGCCAAAATCAAAAGGCACCTCAGTCCCAATTCTGTAGATCAGTTTGGCTAAAATTGCAGAGACAGCAGAGGTATGATGAGAAGGGATCCAATTCACCACTCCTATCCTATtcagaatagcatacttcacactcaataACCCTGTAGATAAAAGCTTCTTAGCAGGCCACTTCTTCACTTGTCCAGCAGTGAGTTCCTTGGCAACCTTTTCCAAAGACAATTCTTCCTCAACAAACTCTACAACACTTCTTCCAAGGGCTTGGTTGATCACAGCAAGAGCAAACGTTACACATTTCCCTCGCACATaaactttcctgaattcagCACTTCCAGGAATGCCAACATCATCTGTCAAATTAACTAGGAACTCTTTCACTAGCTTCTCATAACATTTTCCAATATCCATGACTGTCTTCCTTAGACCAGCCCGGTCAATGAGAGCAACAATCATCTTACACTCAAGCACACCCTTGCCAATCTCCCTTTCTTTTGCAATCCGGCGGTTGCAAACATATTTCCACTTGAGAACATTCTCAGCAGCATGAAAGGAAACATTATCAATAGGGAAAGAAGGAACATCTGAAGGAATTCACTTACCAGAGAATTTCTTCTTTTCAGAAGTCCGAATGTCCTGAACATCGACTTCAACATCAGAATCAGATTCCAAATCAATCCTtggaattttcttcttctcagcaGTTTTCTTTACCTTCTTGTGTGAGGAATTCACAACCTTTTGTTTACCTTTGCTCTTCACATCCATAGTGGATTTGGCCTTCTTTTGTGAACCAGATGGGGTGTCTTCAACAGGAacccttcttctcttcttcatcctGGCAGCAACACTtgccagaggaacatcatctgAGTCATCAGCATCTGAATTTGCATGAACAGATGGAGGAGATTTGGTAGACTCCTCAGAAGAGACCTCCTCGTGGGCTTCATTCTCTGGCTCTGAGTTCTCGGACTCAGAGGATGAATCCAGAGATGGTGAATTCTCCTTATCAGGCACATTGGATACAGGAACTTCAGTTTGAGGAGCAAAAGCCTCAACATCTGCCTCTTCATCCGCAGAGGAAATTTCATGAGAAACATCCTCAAACACAGGTGAGTCACGAGTGCCTTGAGATCTCGTACTCGACTTGTAGCACTTTCTGGCAGGAGTTCTTGAATTCTTTCTTCCAGAATCCTTCTTGGATTGAGCAGAGGATTGCGCATTCAATCCCATAACCTTAACTCCAGAAGATGTCTTCTCAATCTTGCCTTTGATGGAATCTTGCTTTCCTGAGACTTGAGACATGGTGAAATGGTAATTCAGAAAGAGCAAGTACAAGAATTGAGAGAATTGTAAGTAAATAGAATCGGAGATTGTGAGATCAAAATTAGCAGTTCGTTGTGAGATTGGAATGAGGCCGTTGGCGAAgattatatagcagttgagtgggaaggaagcaatgatgtcacaacggcagtaaATGGTAGTTACGAGAAAACTAGCCGTTAGACTGAAAAGGGGCGTTAATTTCTATGCTCCTTCGAAGAGACAAATCCCAAGATTGCCTCTTAATTTATCAAATGTAGCAGCATCCAAGGGTTTGgtaaaaatatcagccaattgttTCTCtgtggcaacatgttccaaagtGACAATTTTGTCCTCAACCAACTTCCTGATGAAATGATGTCTGATATCTATGTGCTTGGTTCTGCTATGTTGAATGGGATTCTTTGCAATGTTAATGGCACTTAAATTgtcacaatacaatgtcatgacatcttgcttGACTTCATACT contains:
- the LOC130725111 gene encoding uncharacterized protein LOC130725111 codes for the protein MIVALIDRAGLRKTVMDIGKCYEKLVKEFLVNLTDDVGIPGSAEFRKVYVRGKCVTFALAVINQALGRSVVEFVEEELSLEKVAKELTAGQVKKWPAKKLLSTGLLSVKYAILNRIGVVNWIPSHHTSAVSAILAKLIYRIGTEVPFDFGSLVFAQTLKHAETCAVKLPISFPSLLTAIILKQHPDILRMDDVAFPKGTPITLDHRLFLDPHVLDIDMPSRRTSIPVSMSASGTQSVIAELEDLSKELQVSIKVATERKLKVDTLIAKLKEKAGHEGESRSDATEEEGSEEDESSSEA
- the LOC130725112 gene encoding uncharacterized protein LOC130725112 encodes the protein MSQVSGKQDSIKGKIEKTSSGVKVMGLNAQSSAQSKKDSGRKNSRTPARKCYKSSTRSQGTRDSPVFEDVSHEISSADEEADVEAFAPQTEVPVSNVPDKENSPSLDSSSESENSEPENEAHEEVSSEESTKSPPSVHANSDADDSDDVPLASVAARMKKRRRVPVEDTPSGSQKKAKSTMDVKSKGKQKVVNSSHKKVKKTAEKKKIPRIDLESDSDVEVDVQDIRTSEKKKFSGK